Proteins encoded by one window of Venturia canescens isolate UGA chromosome 2, ASM1945775v1, whole genome shotgun sequence:
- the AstA gene encoding allatostatin A codes for MTGRKIGQAMVIFLVAMMSSSSSVLGDSRSIAERLKSNSNEEGNKSPMKKAYSYVSEYKRLPVYNFGIGKRWAVNGVKGAQPYSFGFGKRSTSTNLYPMRIGMDYVPSDQYKSYMNDLVSKNVRDNTKRGEQYRHYDFGVGKRSINSEFNDERNMQYNHEDIDEMKKQQQDDIEEVFEPRSLYSLIPFAPLELTNEY; via the exons ATGACgggacgaaaaatcggtcaagCAATGGTGATTTTCCTCGTGGCGATGATGTCATCCAGCAGCTCGGTATTAGGGGATTCAAGATCAATCGCAGAAAGGCTCAAGTCTAACTCCAACGAGGAGGGAAACAAATCTCCAATGAAAAAGGCATACTCTTATGTCTCCGAGTACAAGAGACTTCCTGTATACAATTTTGGGATTGGTAAACGATGGGCAGTCAATGGTGTTAAG gGCGCACAACCGTATTCATTCGGATTTGGTAAACGCAGCACTTCGACAAATTTGTATCCGATGAGAATCGGCATGGATTACGTGCCGTCTGATCAATACAAGAGTTACATGAACGACCTCGTGTCGAAGAACGTAAGAGATAACACGAAACGTGGCGAGCAGTACAGACACTACGATTTCGGTGTGGGAAAACGGAGCATTAACTCGGAGTTCAATGACGAGAGAAATATGCAATACAATCACGAGGATATTGACGAGATGAAGAAGCAGCAACAGGACGACATCGAGGAGGTCTTCGAGCCAAGATCTCTTTACTCCTTGATTCCCTTTGCCCCTTTAGAACTTACGAACGAATactaa